Proteins from one Erysipelothrix larvae genomic window:
- a CDS encoding acetate/propionate family kinase, protein MSHKVLAVNAGSSSLKFQLFEMPGDVVLASGIVERIGINDGIFTIKFNGKKVSDTLDIPNHSVAVELVLKGLVDNNILTDLSEVVAVGHRVVHGGENFKGSVFASEENIAVVEDLADLAPLHNPANLVGYHAFKEALPKATHTLSFDTAFHQTMKPEVYVYPLPYEYYTDLNVRRYGMHGISHQYVSNRLSELEGKGPEGFNVITLHLGNGASISAVKDGVCINTSMGFTPLAGIMMGTRTGDVDPAIVTYLMRKLDKTAEEIIDIFNKKSGMLGVSGLSSDARDIENAIAEGNERAILTRDIYAQRVLQVVGGYALQLGHVDAIAFTAGVGENDGGIREAVLELLGPGLNIQFDKELNAKTRGKEIKISTSESDVAVWVVPTNEELVIATDAYSIHNSK, encoded by the coding sequence CGGGGAGTAGTTCATTAAAGTTTCAATTATTTGAAATGCCAGGGGATGTTGTATTAGCATCTGGAATCGTTGAAAGAATTGGTATCAACGATGGAATTTTCACAATTAAATTTAACGGAAAAAAAGTATCAGACACATTGGATATACCAAACCATTCAGTTGCTGTTGAACTTGTATTAAAAGGATTAGTTGACAACAACATTCTTACAGACTTATCAGAAGTTGTCGCTGTTGGGCACCGTGTAGTACACGGAGGTGAAAACTTCAAAGGATCAGTATTTGCATCCGAAGAAAATATCGCAGTTGTCGAAGATCTTGCAGATTTAGCACCACTTCACAACCCAGCAAACCTTGTTGGATATCACGCATTTAAAGAAGCACTACCAAAAGCGACACATACATTGTCATTTGACACAGCATTTCATCAAACAATGAAACCTGAAGTGTATGTTTATCCATTACCATATGAATACTACACAGACTTAAATGTACGTCGTTATGGTATGCATGGTATTTCACACCAATATGTATCAAACCGTTTATCAGAACTTGAAGGAAAAGGACCTGAAGGCTTTAACGTAATTACCTTACACTTAGGAAATGGTGCATCAATTTCAGCAGTTAAAGATGGTGTATGTATCAATACGTCAATGGGATTCACACCACTTGCTGGGATTATGATGGGAACACGTACTGGGGATGTTGATCCTGCAATCGTAACATACTTAATGCGTAAACTTGATAAAACCGCTGAAGAAATCATTGATATCTTCAATAAAAAATCAGGAATGCTTGGTGTAAGTGGACTATCAAGTGATGCACGTGACATCGAAAATGCAATCGCTGAAGGAAATGAACGTGCCATATTAACACGAGACATCTATGCACAACGTGTGTTACAAGTAGTGGGTGGTTATGCACTACAATTGGGCCATGTGGATGCAATTGCCTTTACTGCAGGTGTTGGTGAGAACGATGGTGGAATTCGTGAAGCTGTATTGGAACTTCTTGGACCAGGACTAAACATTCAATTTGATAAAGAGCTCAATGCTAAAACACGTGGGAAGGAAATCAAAATCAGTACATCTGAATCAGATGTTGCTGTTTGGGTAGTACCTACAAATGAAGAACTCGTTATCGCTACAGACGCATATTCCATCCACAACAGTAAATAA
- a CDS encoding DHH family phosphoesterase produces the protein MKNSLSLQTHIPSTTVNKFYELVERYDTICIFRHENPDGDAFGAQCGLKHALSSLYPHKRIVALGGNGTGLPLFPLMDEVDDACISGSLAIIVDCANRERIDDKRFDLAQTLIKIDHHPEVDIYGDLSYVVPTKSSACEIVSELLMVKECLDEISSSYLLAGMMTDTIRFSIETTTADTLMIASHLMTYGANINKLSNMFFTKDLKKHSIEVQLAPHIQYKDGVAWLIINQALRESLGLSVAEAKLFNNIMSGIKEYKIWAIFVEEADGLYLGSLRSQSVTINTIAQQYNGGGHRLASGLRQLTRQDVDEVLEKLMHAQNNG, from the coding sequence ATGAAGAACTCGTTATCGCTACAGACGCATATTCCATCCACAACAGTAAATAAATTTTACGAACTTGTTGAGCGCTATGATACAATCTGCATCTTCCGTCATGAAAACCCTGATGGGGATGCCTTTGGGGCTCAATGTGGATTAAAGCATGCACTCAGTTCTCTGTACCCACATAAGCGCATAGTAGCACTTGGGGGAAATGGAACTGGACTACCACTCTTTCCGTTAATGGATGAAGTGGACGATGCGTGTATTTCTGGATCTCTTGCTATTATTGTCGATTGTGCGAATCGTGAACGCATTGATGATAAACGATTTGATTTAGCACAAACACTCATAAAAATAGATCATCACCCTGAGGTCGATATCTATGGAGATTTGAGTTATGTTGTTCCAACCAAATCAAGTGCTTGCGAGATTGTTTCAGAACTTTTAATGGTGAAAGAGTGTCTTGATGAGATCTCTTCAAGCTATTTACTCGCTGGGATGATGACGGATACAATTCGATTCTCTATTGAGACCACCACAGCGGATACACTGATGATTGCATCACATTTAATGACCTATGGTGCAAACATCAACAAACTATCGAATATGTTCTTTACAAAGGATCTAAAGAAACATTCAATTGAAGTACAACTTGCACCACACATTCAATATAAAGATGGTGTTGCATGGCTCATAATTAATCAAGCGTTACGGGAATCTTTAGGACTGAGTGTTGCTGAAGCAAAACTTTTCAACAATATCATGTCAGGCATTAAAGAATACAAGATATGGGCTATTTTTGTTGAGGAAGCGGATGGTCTTTATTTAGGATCACTGCGCTCACAATCTGTAACAATTAATACAATTGCACAACAATACAACGGTGGGGGTCATCGATTAGCAAGTGGTTTGAGACAATTAACGCGTCAGGATGTTGACGAAGTACTCGAAAAACTAATGCACGCGCAAAATAATGGGTGA
- a CDS encoding HAD family hydrolase, with amino-acid sequence MNRKPIKMVLTDLDATLLKDDKTLSEYTLNVIQRLRDKDIKFVPATARAHRVLQRLQLLSILPHDSLILLNGGRIMKDEFVIFDQGLNPNQRDHVLKILCSHFPTERISVEMNDTMYVNHNIWEVDPYEQNYVLTDFSDLPQAISPRIIIGLKSLDDYPRLLDCLPDFMYAHNIEGTSLCRVLHRSVSKAGAIQHLCEMWGFDRSEIVCFGDDLNDIEMFEYCDHAVAVENACDEVKQRSTAITKSNNADGVAYWIEQNILNQA; translated from the coding sequence ATGAATCGAAAACCAATTAAAATGGTGCTCACTGACTTAGATGCAACACTTCTTAAAGATGACAAAACATTATCAGAATATACTTTAAATGTAATCCAACGCTTAAGAGATAAAGACATAAAGTTTGTGCCAGCTACTGCTCGTGCACATCGTGTTCTACAAAGACTTCAATTGCTTTCAATACTGCCTCATGATAGTCTTATTCTTCTGAATGGCGGACGTATTATGAAGGATGAATTTGTGATCTTTGATCAAGGACTCAATCCCAATCAACGCGATCACGTACTAAAGATTCTGTGTTCACACTTTCCAACTGAAAGAATCTCAGTTGAAATGAATGATACCATGTATGTGAATCACAATATATGGGAAGTGGATCCCTATGAGCAAAACTATGTCCTAACAGACTTTAGTGATCTACCTCAAGCGATATCACCACGTATCATTATTGGATTGAAATCTCTCGATGATTATCCAAGATTACTGGATTGTCTTCCAGACTTTATGTATGCTCATAATATTGAGGGTACATCATTATGCAGGGTATTGCATCGATCAGTATCTAAAGCTGGTGCGATTCAACATCTTTGTGAGATGTGGGGATTTGACCGCAGCGAAATCGTGTGTTTTGGGGATGATCTTAACGATATTGAGATGTTCGAATACTGCGATCACGCTGTTGCAGTGGAGAATGCTTGTGATGAAGTAAAACAACGATCAACTGCAATCACAAAATCAAACAACGCAGATGGTGTTGCCTATTGGATTGAACAAAACATTCTTAATCAAGCTTAA
- the dnaE gene encoding DNA polymerase III subunit alpha — MAVHLSVRSHFSLLNGTMSVEDVVLTAKNRGYTSVALTEHHVLFSALDFYNAALKHGIKPIIGLEINIEDYESLLIARNNKGLKLLYRLSYKMSQKKPIEYEDFKDQLEDVFFILYGESGPFDADILQNNWTAIESKLLTIKQACPTFFIGLSHQESRFFKASNQQLRLMASNHDIKCVALPKVYYKDEKDHDIYQALRAIDKGTHLHDSSLSLNPNRWFIPSEKMLELYDTQLVNVTDHIADSCSINLYESKTQLPQFENNHHVSNEVYLSELSKMGLKKRLNNQLSKDYLERLEFELNVITSMRFTDYFLIVYDVIRYAKTNGINVGPGRGSAAGSLVSYSLGITDVDPMKYGLLFERFLNPERITMPDIDIDFPDNRRDEVIAYTKEKYGNSHVAHIITFGTLKAKQSFRDAARVLQISIGKVNQVAKLLENDSLQNTFDKSARLRTVVNGDAQIKAAFELANKLENLPRHVSMHAAGIVLSKGDLIDICPLYQIDEDNQCIQFDMTNIESLGLIKIDYLGIRNLTIIQNVVDEINRTDPSFNLKNIPLDDPQTFKMLQDGDTLGIFQLESDGMKQLLRRMKPMQFTDIVDANALFRPGPMENIPVYIENKANPQKITYIHENLKSITTSTHGVLIYQEQIMEVAKVFAGFSLGKADILRRAMGKKDAGVLESLREDFVNGCLNNGYTQSVAVEIFELIYKFANYGFNKSHSLAYSLISYQMAYLKANYPEIFYTYLLTSSIGSDQKTGQTLDECRRRGLTILPIDINESYDGYTYKQGGIRVPFSVLKGMSQSTAQTIVEEREAYGQFESIFECFARLKEIQLNRKQLESLIDVGAFDSLFDSRSVLRNRLEDLLQYADLVRITDESMRFNFSIVSVPYLAAQKDSSAYRLYGEQSTLGFYLSEHPTTSFKKKHQLPSLVSLKAPMNDIKLVAIVDKVKKHRAKNGKMMAFLSISDDTGTCDAILFPNLYDSVGELVNKGDMVLVQGNMKEQGTIILDKIKIFREPSDLH; from the coding sequence GTGGCCGTTCATTTAAGCGTAAGAAGTCATTTTTCATTACTTAATGGAACAATGTCTGTTGAGGATGTTGTTTTAACTGCAAAAAACCGTGGCTATACCTCAGTTGCTCTGACTGAACACCATGTGCTTTTTTCAGCACTTGATTTCTATAATGCTGCTTTAAAACACGGAATTAAACCGATTATCGGACTTGAAATTAACATTGAAGACTATGAAAGTTTATTGATTGCTCGTAATAACAAAGGCTTAAAGTTATTATATCGACTTTCATATAAAATGAGCCAAAAAAAACCAATCGAATATGAAGACTTTAAAGATCAATTAGAAGATGTTTTCTTCATCTTATACGGTGAGTCTGGTCCTTTTGATGCGGACATCCTTCAAAACAATTGGACAGCGATTGAATCCAAACTGTTGACTATTAAACAAGCATGCCCGACTTTTTTCATCGGTCTTTCTCATCAAGAATCACGGTTTTTTAAAGCATCGAATCAACAATTAAGATTAATGGCATCAAACCATGATATCAAGTGTGTAGCGCTCCCTAAAGTATATTACAAAGATGAAAAGGACCATGATATTTACCAAGCACTTCGTGCAATCGACAAGGGAACCCACCTTCATGATAGTTCATTAAGTCTCAATCCTAATCGATGGTTTATTCCCAGTGAAAAAATGTTGGAACTCTACGACACACAACTTGTTAATGTTACAGATCATATTGCGGATTCATGTTCCATTAATTTATATGAGTCGAAAACACAACTACCGCAGTTTGAAAACAATCATCACGTGTCAAATGAAGTGTACCTGAGTGAATTGAGTAAAATGGGGCTCAAGAAACGCTTGAACAATCAACTGTCTAAAGACTATCTTGAGCGTCTTGAGTTTGAATTGAATGTGATAACATCAATGCGGTTCACGGATTATTTTCTAATTGTTTATGATGTTATTCGTTATGCAAAAACAAATGGCATTAATGTGGGGCCAGGACGTGGGAGTGCTGCGGGATCTTTGGTATCCTATTCCTTAGGAATTACCGATGTCGACCCGATGAAATATGGGCTCCTATTTGAACGATTTTTAAATCCAGAACGGATTACAATGCCAGATATTGACATTGACTTCCCGGATAATCGAAGGGATGAGGTAATTGCTTATACAAAAGAAAAATACGGGAACAGCCATGTTGCGCACATCATTACCTTTGGAACCTTAAAAGCAAAACAAAGTTTTAGAGATGCAGCGCGTGTCTTACAGATATCCATTGGTAAAGTGAATCAAGTTGCGAAGCTTTTGGAAAATGATTCGCTTCAAAACACCTTTGATAAAAGTGCACGACTTCGCACAGTCGTGAATGGGGATGCCCAAATTAAGGCTGCATTTGAACTTGCAAACAAGCTTGAAAATTTACCACGACATGTAAGCATGCATGCTGCTGGGATTGTATTATCTAAAGGTGATTTGATCGATATCTGTCCTTTATATCAAATTGATGAAGACAACCAATGCATTCAATTTGATATGACTAATATTGAATCATTAGGTCTTATCAAAATCGATTATTTAGGCATTCGAAACCTTACAATCATTCAAAATGTGGTGGATGAAATCAATAGAACAGATCCATCCTTTAACTTAAAAAACATCCCACTTGATGATCCTCAAACTTTTAAAATGCTTCAAGATGGTGATACCTTGGGGATATTCCAACTTGAGTCAGATGGGATGAAACAGCTGTTAAGACGGATGAAACCCATGCAATTTACGGATATTGTAGACGCAAATGCACTCTTTAGACCCGGTCCAATGGAAAATATACCAGTATATATTGAAAATAAGGCCAATCCACAGAAGATTACGTATATTCATGAGAACTTAAAATCTATTACAACCTCAACACATGGTGTTCTAATTTATCAAGAACAAATCATGGAAGTTGCGAAAGTGTTTGCAGGTTTCTCCCTAGGAAAAGCAGATATCTTAAGACGTGCTATGGGTAAAAAAGACGCAGGGGTCCTTGAGAGTTTACGAGAAGATTTCGTGAATGGATGTTTAAATAATGGCTATACTCAATCGGTAGCAGTTGAAATCTTCGAGTTGATATATAAGTTTGCAAATTATGGATTTAATAAGTCGCACTCATTAGCATACAGTTTGATATCCTATCAAATGGCATATCTTAAAGCCAACTATCCAGAAATATTCTATACATATCTTCTCACCTCCTCAATTGGAAGTGATCAAAAAACAGGGCAGACGTTGGATGAATGTCGTCGCCGTGGATTAACAATCCTACCGATTGACATCAATGAAAGCTATGATGGATATACCTACAAACAGGGTGGCATACGCGTACCATTCTCAGTATTAAAAGGGATGAGTCAATCAACCGCACAGACGATTGTTGAAGAACGCGAAGCATATGGTCAGTTTGAATCAATCTTTGAATGCTTTGCCCGACTTAAAGAGATTCAGCTCAATCGAAAACAACTTGAGAGTTTGATTGATGTGGGAGCCTTTGATTCACTCTTTGATTCTCGAAGTGTTCTTAGAAATCGATTAGAAGATTTACTTCAATACGCAGATCTTGTCCGCATAACGGATGAATCAATGCGATTCAATTTCTCAATAGTGAGTGTTCCTTATTTAGCGGCTCAAAAAGATTCGTCTGCTTATCGTTTATATGGCGAACAATCAACGCTTGGGTTTTATTTAAGTGAACATCCAACAACATCGTTTAAGAAAAAACACCAATTGCCATCGTTGGTATCACTCAAAGCACCGATGAATGATATCAAACTTGTAGCAATTGTAGATAAAGTTAAAAAGCATCGTGCAAAAAATGGTAAAATGATGGCGTTTTTAAGTATTAGTGATGATACAGGCACATGTGATGCGATTTTGTTTCCAAATCTTTATGATAGTGTTGGTGAGTTGGTCAACAAAGGTGATATGGTCCTTGTCCAAGGGAACATGAAAGAACAAGGCACCATTATATTGGATAAGATAAAAATATTTAGAGAACCAAGTGATTTGCACTAA
- a CDS encoding response regulator transcription factor translates to MIKLLIVDDEVNVRNVVKEYSKAAGYDCHEASDGLVALQMIKEQDFDVVVMDIMMPNLDGFSACREIKAIKDVPIIMLSARQEVFDKLLGFELGIDDYVTKPFTPRELMARIKAVSERSKNGLQQTYEYGGLVVDVVGRTLTVDGERIDITPKEFDLLVYLMQHEKMALTRDALLDKVWKYNFYGDLRTVDTHIKMLRQSLGPYRDYIVTLRGVGYKFEVQDK, encoded by the coding sequence ATGATTAAATTATTGATCGTAGACGATGAAGTGAATGTTAGAAATGTAGTAAAAGAGTACTCAAAGGCAGCAGGGTATGATTGTCATGAAGCAAGCGATGGGCTGGTTGCACTTCAAATGATTAAAGAACAAGATTTTGATGTAGTCGTGATGGATATCATGATGCCAAATCTTGATGGATTTTCCGCATGCCGTGAAATTAAAGCCATTAAAGATGTACCAATTATCATGCTTTCAGCACGTCAAGAAGTATTTGATAAACTTCTAGGATTTGAATTGGGAATTGATGACTATGTGACCAAACCATTTACACCCCGTGAACTTATGGCACGTATTAAAGCTGTGAGTGAACGCTCAAAAAATGGCCTCCAACAAACCTATGAATATGGTGGATTGGTTGTTGACGTTGTCGGACGTACTTTAACAGTTGACGGCGAACGCATTGATATCACGCCTAAAGAATTTGACCTGCTTGTTTACTTAATGCAACATGAAAAAATGGCACTCACCCGAGATGCGCTGTTAGATAAAGTTTGGAAATACAATTTTTATGGTGATCTCAGAACTGTTGATACACATATTAAAATGTTGCGTCAAAGTTTAGGACCTTATCGCGATTATATCGTTACTTTACGTGGCGTAGGGTATAAATTTGAAGTCCAAGATAAATAA
- a CDS encoding sensor histidine kinase, with amino-acid sequence MLQITFLEPYYRLNRERTISDTVNEAERIYQSNLDITQKDSNLRTLFAKQNMCGIIYSDTGIEVSLIAVDLMGQNCFLRGITSNSRQEYISLIQNAATGSISFPFTNEFFDQSMSFFGKEMAVGDSQFYIFVNTPMELLDSTVTILKNQFFVVIMIVIALATGLSIMLSRHLAYPLVTINNSAKKLASGDFNVEFTGEGYNEAIELSEILNYATSEFSKTDELRRDLVANVSHDIKTPLTMIKAYAEMIKDISGDDPLKREEHLDVIVNEVDHLERLVNDMLTLSKYESKAYVINETEFELLTHVKATLRLFFSLDINFIVNVREGIFVKADEIKMGQVLYNFINNATRFVGEDNTIIIEALVDKNLVTVRVIDHGIGISKEHQNTVWDRYAQINKHHRRNENSTGLGLSIVRAICEATGSSYGVISEEGEGATFYYTLNLTKMKSINKG; translated from the coding sequence ATGTTACAAATTACATTTTTAGAACCCTATTATCGACTAAATCGTGAGCGTACAATCTCCGACACAGTAAATGAAGCAGAGCGAATTTATCAAAGCAATTTAGATATAACCCAAAAAGATTCAAATTTACGTACATTGTTTGCAAAACAAAACATGTGTGGCATTATCTATTCTGATACTGGTATTGAAGTTTCACTGATTGCGGTTGACCTTATGGGTCAAAATTGTTTTCTTCGTGGAATTACATCAAATTCACGCCAAGAATACATCAGTTTGATTCAAAATGCTGCCACTGGTTCAATTAGTTTCCCATTTACCAATGAATTTTTTGACCAATCTATGTCCTTTTTTGGCAAAGAAATGGCGGTCGGTGATTCACAATTTTATATATTTGTGAATACTCCCATGGAACTACTTGACTCCACTGTTACCATTTTAAAGAATCAGTTTTTTGTGGTAATCATGATTGTTATCGCACTAGCAACCGGATTGTCTATCATGCTATCAAGGCATCTGGCTTATCCACTTGTAACAATAAACAACAGTGCAAAAAAATTAGCCAGCGGTGATTTTAATGTTGAATTCACAGGTGAAGGGTATAATGAAGCAATTGAACTTTCCGAAATTCTTAACTATGCGACCAGTGAGTTTAGTAAAACTGATGAATTAAGACGCGACCTTGTAGCAAATGTGTCACACGATATCAAAACACCTCTGACAATGATTAAAGCTTATGCTGAAATGATTAAAGACATTTCAGGTGATGATCCACTCAAACGCGAAGAACATCTTGATGTGATTGTGAATGAGGTAGATCATTTAGAGCGTTTAGTCAACGATATGCTTACTTTGTCTAAATATGAATCAAAAGCCTATGTTATTAATGAGACAGAGTTCGAATTACTGACTCATGTAAAAGCAACCTTGCGTTTATTCTTCTCACTAGACATTAATTTTATTGTTAATGTTCGTGAGGGAATCTTCGTGAAAGCCGACGAAATTAAAATGGGACAGGTGCTCTATAATTTTATCAATAATGCCACTCGGTTTGTCGGAGAGGATAATACAATTATTATTGAAGCATTGGTAGACAAGAATCTTGTGACTGTTCGCGTTATTGATCATGGAATTGGCATTTCAAAAGAACACCAAAACACAGTGTGGGACCGATATGCTCAAATTAATAAACATCATCGACGCAATGAAAACTCAACTGGATTGGGTCTATCAATTGTAAGGGCAATTTGTGAAGCAACAGGCTCTTCTTATGGTGTTATAAGTGAAGAAGGTGAGGGTGCGACATTCTATTACACACTCAATCTCACCAAAATGAAATCCATAAATAAGGGTTGA
- a CDS encoding ISL3 family transposase, with the protein MNANATLLSNEKILELFNLEHHQVQKIDIKGQSDALNVYITLQVEEQTCPICESKTSTIKDYSEKKLLHSLVTHIPCYIRYRARRYKCTTCNKCFFEHNPFAYRNMKITQLTVYNVLNDLKSPHETFTTVANRYRLSPTTVSSIFDSHVSVSRQKLPAYLLIDECYAYHSDRSDYVCVLIDAMTKNIVDILPSRKKQDLVAYFSQIPLEERKGVLGIGIDMWYSYRVVAKQFLPNAFISVDRFHVYSDLMKRIDSIRVDTMKKLKPPKNWKQTEDKVKRQEYYKRDQQYYLLKKFNWLLYKNPKATTTVKDKKYNIFDPNVPKQRNKKLGKFLNLYDIIDLILQTSNGLEDAYNMKFLLDQFFNESKAENAHENLNTLIRVMAQSRVASIVDFSRTLGKWKNEIVATFNKVEKCTKVTNKKTGETHYEVSITHINSALIENRNRIIKQIKNNASGYRNWERFRNRVLYVLNEDATYRINPIIKTTYDKGLS; encoded by the coding sequence ATGAACGCTAATGCCACTCTTTTAAGTAACGAAAAAATTCTTGAATTATTTAACTTAGAACACCATCAAGTCCAGAAGATTGATATCAAAGGTCAAAGTGACGCATTGAATGTGTACATTACGCTTCAGGTAGAGGAACAAACATGCCCAATTTGTGAAAGCAAAACATCCACAATCAAAGATTATTCTGAAAAGAAGCTTCTCCACTCACTGGTAACACATATACCCTGTTACATTCGTTACCGTGCACGACGTTATAAATGCACAACGTGTAATAAATGCTTTTTTGAACACAATCCATTTGCGTATCGAAATATGAAGATTACTCAGCTGACCGTATATAATGTCCTGAATGATCTTAAATCGCCACATGAAACGTTTACCACAGTTGCCAATAGATATCGGTTATCTCCCACTACAGTATCATCTATTTTCGATTCCCACGTTTCTGTCTCCAGACAAAAACTACCCGCTTATCTGCTTATTGATGAATGTTATGCGTACCACAGTGATCGCAGTGATTATGTATGCGTTCTTATTGATGCAATGACAAAGAATATCGTAGATATATTACCGTCCCGTAAGAAACAAGACTTAGTCGCGTATTTTAGCCAAATCCCCCTTGAAGAACGCAAAGGAGTCTTAGGTATTGGAATCGACATGTGGTATAGCTATAGAGTCGTCGCAAAACAATTCCTTCCAAACGCGTTTATCAGTGTTGATCGTTTTCATGTTTATAGTGATTTAATGAAACGTATCGACTCTATTAGGGTAGACACTATGAAGAAACTAAAACCTCCTAAGAACTGGAAGCAAACAGAAGATAAAGTCAAAAGACAAGAATATTATAAGCGTGACCAGCAATACTATCTGCTTAAAAAGTTCAACTGGTTACTCTATAAAAACCCCAAAGCAACAACCACAGTTAAAGATAAGAAATACAATATATTTGATCCAAATGTACCGAAACAACGCAATAAGAAATTGGGAAAGTTTCTAAACCTTTACGACATAATAGACCTAATTCTTCAAACGAGCAATGGCCTTGAAGATGCATATAACATGAAGTTCTTACTCGATCAATTCTTCAATGAATCAAAAGCTGAGAATGCACACGAGAATCTGAACACACTCATCAGAGTGATGGCTCAGAGTAGAGTTGCATCAATCGTTGATTTTAGCCGAACTTTAGGAAAGTGGAAAAATGAAATTGTCGCAACTTTCAATAAAGTAGAAAAATGCACAAAGGTCACAAATAAGAAAACAGGAGAAACCCATTATGAAGTTTCCATAACACACATAAACAGTGCGTTGATTGAGAATCGAAATCGCATAATCAAGCAAATAAAAAACAATGCAAGTGGCTATCGTAATTGGGAGCGGTTTAGGAATCGTGTGTTGTATGTGCTTAATGAAGACGCAACATATCGAATTAACCCAATAATTAAAACAACCTATGACAAAGGACTCTCTTAA
- a CDS encoding DUF6431 domain-containing protein: MITVFSNTFNNKQFSQKEYYKFLNSINPKTIPCPCCSKTDTLIRYGYYPKTIITGRLTIVVEIARFFCNQCKRTHAIIPSNLLPYFQLSVPTIEIILTHELDSTLLTDIDESTYIRIKIRFNDYESVRHLSYLERLNYFILSTKRNIYHSAITSPT, encoded by the coding sequence ATGATAACAGTTTTCTCAAACACATTCAATAATAAACAGTTTTCTCAAAAGGAATATTACAAATTTCTCAATTCAATTAATCCAAAAACAATACCTTGTCCGTGCTGTTCAAAAACAGATACACTGATTCGTTATGGATACTATCCGAAAACCATAATTACTGGGCGATTAACCATTGTCGTAGAAATCGCACGTTTCTTTTGTAATCAATGTAAGAGAACTCATGCAATAATACCAAGTAACTTACTTCCCTATTTTCAACTGTCTGTACCCACAATTGAAATAATATTAACCCATGAACTTGATAGCACGCTTTTAACTGATATTGATGAATCAACATATATTCGGATAAAAATACGTTTTAACGATTATGAATCGGTGAGACATTTAAGTTATTTGGAACGATTGAATTACTTCATATTATCCACAAAACGGAATATCTATCATTCCGCCATTACTTCACCAACATGA